A genomic region of Brevibacillus sp. JNUCC-41 contains the following coding sequences:
- a CDS encoding DedA family protein, with amino-acid sequence METLIMDMIEAFKSLSYFGVLLALTFEFIPAEIVLPLAGYWVYQGDMNLYLTILAGSIGGVTGPLTLYALGKYGGRPLVLKFGKYFLIKEEQLNKADRFFERFGGGIAFLGRFVPGIRTAVSLPCGMLKMSIWKFILYTYMAMLPVTSVYVYLGYKLGPRWEQAGAIFSQYANFLLIPIALIIIWFIMKTQKQKQRQKLKVNS; translated from the coding sequence ATGGAAACTTTAATAATGGATATGATTGAAGCATTTAAATCTCTATCCTATTTCGGTGTGTTGCTAGCTTTGACTTTCGAATTCATTCCTGCTGAAATCGTTTTGCCACTGGCTGGATACTGGGTTTATCAAGGTGATATGAATTTATACTTGACTATCCTTGCCGGTTCGATCGGTGGGGTAACGGGCCCATTGACGCTTTATGCTTTAGGCAAATATGGCGGGAGACCGCTTGTATTAAAGTTCGGGAAATACTTTTTGATCAAAGAGGAGCAGTTGAATAAGGCTGACCGATTCTTTGAAAGGTTTGGTGGGGGAATTGCCTTTTTGGGACGGTTTGTACCAGGAATTCGTACCGCCGTTTCGCTGCCATGCGGCATGTTGAAAATGAGTATTTGGAAATTCATTTTATATACCTATATGGCGATGCTTCCCGTTACAAGCGTTTATGTTTATCTAGGGTATAAGTTAGGACCGAGGTGGGAGCAGGCAGGAGCCATCTTTTCACAATATGCGAATTTCTTGCTTATCCCCATCGCACTTATAATCATTTGGTTCATTATGAAGACTCAAAAACAAAAGCAAAGACAAAAACTAAAAGTCAATTCATAA
- a CDS encoding YjcZ family sporulation protein, with the protein MGGNCNECCDGGFGGFDNGFALLIVLFILLIIIGCSWGFGGFGGCC; encoded by the coding sequence ATGGGTGGAAATTGTAACGAATGTTGCGACGGCGGATTCGGTGGTTTCGATAACGGATTTGCATTGCTGATCGTATTATTCATCTTGTTGATCATCATCGGATGCAGTTGGGGATTCGGCGGATTCGGCGGATGCTGCTAA